A genome region from Myroides fluvii includes the following:
- a CDS encoding helix-turn-helix domain-containing protein, whose protein sequence is MYNGDLNKHGLFDSKGERREFIAMKLQHALRLENSYTTAQIQKNDFFQLILVTGGKGVHCIDLQTYEVKAGDIIFLNTWQQHHWSYDAAIQGYVLRFTPSFITQFVSDHLFVHDLPFFKRFTKHSVLELQGELKDNIQIAMERMLTAYETEDGEYINLIRAYLLEVLLLSKKEVDQTSLTSLNSVKNNELIKSFESLIDKHFYEYRFPKEYAKVLLISPNYLNALCQKIKHKSAGDMIRDRILVECKRLLIHTDLSASEIAYQLNFKDNSYFSRFFKKHIGVGPDEYRRK, encoded by the coding sequence ATGTACAATGGGGATTTAAACAAACATGGGTTATTTGACAGTAAAGGAGAACGAAGAGAATTTATTGCCATGAAACTACAGCATGCCTTGCGTCTCGAAAATAGCTATACAACCGCACAAATACAAAAAAATGACTTTTTTCAGCTTATTCTCGTCACTGGAGGGAAAGGGGTTCATTGCATCGACTTACAAACCTATGAAGTTAAGGCAGGAGATATCATTTTTCTCAATACTTGGCAACAACATCACTGGAGCTATGATGCTGCGATACAGGGATATGTACTGCGTTTTACTCCGAGTTTTATTACGCAATTCGTTTCTGATCATCTCTTTGTTCACGACCTACCCTTCTTCAAGCGATTTACCAAGCACAGTGTATTAGAACTGCAAGGAGAGTTAAAAGACAATATTCAGATTGCCATGGAGCGGATGCTTACAGCATACGAAACGGAAGATGGGGAATACATCAATTTGATACGAGCTTATCTTTTAGAAGTGCTTCTACTATCTAAAAAAGAGGTGGATCAGACTTCTCTAACTAGCCTTAACTCAGTAAAAAACAATGAATTAATTAAATCGTTTGAATCATTAATTGACAAGCACTTTTACGAATATCGCTTTCCAAAAGAATATGCTAAGGTTCTTTTGATTTCCCCAAATTACCTAAACGCCTTGTGTCAAAAAATTAAACACAAATCTGCTGGTGACATGATTCGCGATCGGATTTTAGTTGAATGCAAGCGACTGCTCATTCACACCGATTTATCTGCGAGTGAAATTGCGTACCAATTGAATTTTAAAGACAACTCCTACTTCTCGAGGTTTTTTAAAAAACACATCGGTGTAGGGCCAGATGAATATAGAAGAAAATAG
- a CDS encoding metal-dependent hydrolase, whose product MKITYYGHACLGIQIEDFNLIVDPFITGNPLPAAKDINVNELKVDYILLTHAHGDHIADVELIAQNNPEAIIVSNAEIAGHYEAKGFNAHPMNHGGSWQFDFGKVKYTPAIHSSSFPDGSYGGQPGGFVIESKNKNIYIAGDTSLTMDMKLIPLFTKLDLAILPIGSNFTMGIDEAVIAADFVQCDKIMGYHFDTFGYIEIDHEEAKRKFFAKGKDLMLLSIGESLTL is encoded by the coding sequence ATGAAAATAACTTATTACGGACACGCTTGTTTAGGCATTCAGATTGAAGATTTTAACCTGATTGTCGATCCTTTTATTACGGGAAATCCATTGCCTGCTGCAAAAGACATCAACGTTAATGAATTAAAAGTAGATTACATTTTATTGACACATGCCCATGGGGATCATATTGCGGATGTTGAACTAATTGCTCAAAATAACCCCGAGGCCATTATTGTTTCCAACGCGGAAATCGCTGGTCATTATGAAGCCAAAGGATTTAATGCACATCCAATGAATCACGGTGGAAGTTGGCAGTTTGATTTTGGAAAAGTAAAATACACGCCTGCGATCCATTCGAGCTCATTCCCCGATGGAAGCTATGGAGGACAGCCTGGTGGTTTTGTAATCGAGAGCAAAAATAAAAACATCTATATCGCAGGGGATACTTCTTTGACGATGGACATGAAATTAATTCCCCTGTTTACAAAATTGGATTTGGCCATTTTGCCTATCGGAAGTAATTTTACGATGGGAATTGATGAAGCGGTAATTGCTGCCGATTTCGTACAGTGTGATAAGATCATGGGATATCATTTTGATACCTTTGGATATATTGAAATTGATCACGAAGAAGCAAAACGCAAATTCTTTGCAAAAGGAAAAGACCTCATGCTTTTATCTATCGGTGAAAGCTTAACGTTATAA
- a CDS encoding GDYXXLXY domain-containing protein: MKNKRNIVVIATFILFGLFFIRAVWQKENTIHKGRLVLLELAPVDPRSLMQGDYMQLNYALNSQVNVLDKDKITKRGYITLALDRENRGVFKGINDALPTTEVDSFIVVKYFNWDGFSLSVGADSYFFQEGKDTLFEQAKYGGLRVDDKGNSVLIGLYKENLERIE; the protein is encoded by the coding sequence GTGAAAAATAAAAGAAATATAGTAGTTATAGCTACGTTTATCTTGTTTGGATTGTTTTTCATTCGTGCCGTGTGGCAAAAAGAAAATACCATCCACAAGGGAAGACTCGTTTTGTTGGAACTAGCTCCTGTAGATCCTAGATCTTTAATGCAGGGTGATTATATGCAACTAAATTATGCCTTAAACAGTCAAGTAAACGTATTAGATAAGGATAAAATCACAAAGCGAGGGTATATTACTTTAGCTTTAGATCGTGAAAATAGAGGGGTATTTAAAGGAATAAATGACGCTTTACCCACAACGGAAGTAGATTCGTTCATTGTAGTTAAGTACTTCAATTGGGATGGATTTAGTCTCTCTGTTGGTGCAGATAGTTATTTCTTCCAGGAAGGAAAAGACACACTATTTGAACAAGCTAAATATGGAGGACTTCGAGTTGATGATAAAGGAAATAGCGTTTTAATAGGTTTGTACAAAGAGAATTTAGAGCGTATAGAATAG
- a CDS encoding 3-hydroxyacyl-CoA dehydrogenase/enoyl-CoA hydratase family protein: MKRRIKKVAVIGSGVMGSAIACHFANIGVEVLLMDIVPNALTPEEEKKGLSLNDRAIRNKVAQTHLTNALKSKPSPIYTPRFADRITVGNLEDDLAKIKTADWIIEVVIERLDIKKSVFENIEKHRKPGTLITSNTSGIPMKLLVEGRSEDFKQHFCGTHFFNPPRYLPLFEIIPGPQTAPAVVSFFQNYARVFLGKTPVLCKDTPGFIGNRIGVYSMAMVMQLTQEIGLTIEEADTLTGSFLGRPKTGTFKLGDLVGLDTAINVTMGLKQNCPDDAMIQEVKDNAALNFLLENKFLGDKTRKGFYYKEIDKDGKTNRFALDLNTLTYRPLERAKIEAVETANQAGGTKAKWSVLLADQGKAGMLMRKHFASLFAYVSQRVPEITDTLFSIDDAMRTGYAWKYGPFETWDVLGLQKGIDLVEKEGYQVAQWVKDLAASGATSFYKIENGKKLFYNQQAQTFDAIPGQDAFIILNNIRNTNKVWGNSEATLLDLGDGIVNLEFHSKMNTIGGGVLAGLNKAVEIAENDFEGLVVGNQGSNFSVGANLMMIFMMAAEQDWDELNIAIKMFQDTMMKMRYSAIPVVAAPHGMTFGGGCELSLHADKVVAAAETYIGLVEFGVGLIPGGGGSKEMTLRAADLYRKNDVELNTLQEHFLTIGMAKVATSAEEAFDYNILQRGKDLVVVNKDLQIAQAKREALVMAQAGYTQPVKRKDVKVLGRQALGMFYVGTDSMMAGKYISEHDHKIANKLAYVMAGGDLSEATLVSEQYLLDLEREAFLSLCGERKTLERIQHMLKTGKPLRN; the protein is encoded by the coding sequence ATGAAAAGAAGAATTAAAAAAGTGGCTGTAATTGGTTCAGGTGTCATGGGATCAGCTATTGCATGTCATTTTGCCAATATTGGTGTTGAGGTATTGTTAATGGATATTGTTCCCAATGCTTTAACTCCAGAAGAAGAGAAAAAAGGTTTATCTTTAAATGACCGTGCGATTCGAAACAAAGTTGCACAGACTCATTTAACGAATGCACTCAAATCAAAGCCATCCCCTATTTATACGCCTCGCTTTGCCGATCGTATTACAGTTGGAAACCTAGAAGACGATCTAGCGAAAATCAAAACCGCAGATTGGATTATTGAAGTGGTTATTGAACGTCTAGATATTAAAAAATCAGTATTTGAAAACATCGAGAAGCACAGAAAACCGGGCACTTTAATTACTTCTAATACTTCTGGAATTCCGATGAAATTACTCGTTGAGGGTCGTTCGGAGGATTTTAAACAACATTTCTGTGGGACACACTTCTTTAACCCACCGCGTTATTTACCTTTATTTGAAATTATCCCTGGTCCTCAAACGGCTCCAGCTGTGGTTTCTTTTTTCCAGAACTACGCGCGTGTATTTTTAGGTAAAACACCCGTTTTATGTAAAGATACTCCTGGTTTTATTGGAAATAGAATTGGAGTGTATTCGATGGCCATGGTCATGCAACTTACACAAGAGATTGGACTTACCATTGAAGAGGCCGATACCTTAACAGGATCTTTCTTAGGACGTCCTAAAACGGGAACCTTCAAGTTAGGTGATTTAGTTGGATTGGATACGGCAATTAACGTAACGATGGGACTAAAACAAAATTGTCCGGACGATGCCATGATTCAAGAGGTAAAAGACAATGCAGCCTTGAACTTCTTACTGGAAAATAAATTCTTAGGAGATAAAACCCGAAAAGGATTCTACTACAAAGAAATAGACAAAGACGGCAAAACCAACCGCTTTGCCCTAGACTTAAATACGTTAACCTATAGACCTTTAGAACGCGCTAAAATTGAAGCTGTTGAAACGGCTAATCAAGCAGGTGGTACTAAAGCAAAATGGTCTGTACTTCTAGCAGATCAAGGAAAAGCAGGTATGTTGATGCGCAAGCACTTTGCGTCTTTATTTGCTTACGTTTCTCAACGTGTACCCGAAATTACCGATACCTTATTCTCTATTGATGACGCTATGCGTACAGGCTATGCTTGGAAATACGGACCATTCGAAACTTGGGATGTGTTGGGACTTCAAAAGGGTATCGACTTAGTTGAAAAAGAAGGGTATCAAGTAGCCCAATGGGTAAAAGACTTAGCCGCTTCGGGAGCAACGAGTTTTTACAAAATTGAAAATGGCAAGAAGTTATTCTACAACCAACAAGCGCAAACTTTTGACGCTATTCCAGGTCAAGATGCCTTTATTATCTTAAACAATATCCGCAATACCAATAAAGTTTGGGGGAATAGCGAAGCTACCCTACTCGATTTGGGTGATGGAATTGTAAACTTAGAATTCCACTCGAAAATGAATACCATTGGCGGTGGGGTTTTAGCAGGACTAAACAAAGCCGTTGAAATTGCAGAAAATGATTTCGAGGGATTAGTTGTCGGAAACCAAGGTTCAAATTTCTCGGTTGGGGCCAATTTGATGATGATTTTCATGATGGCCGCAGAACAAGATTGGGATGAATTGAATATCGCCATCAAAATGTTCCAAGACACGATGATGAAAATGCGTTATTCTGCGATTCCAGTTGTCGCTGCTCCTCACGGGATGACCTTTGGCGGTGGATGTGAACTTAGTTTACACGCGGATAAAGTAGTTGCCGCAGCCGAAACCTATATTGGATTGGTTGAGTTTGGTGTAGGATTAATCCCTGGTGGTGGTGGTTCTAAAGAGATGACCCTTAGAGCGGCTGACTTGTACCGCAAAAACGACGTTGAATTGAATACGTTACAAGAGCATTTCTTAACCATTGGAATGGCAAAAGTAGCTACTTCAGCAGAAGAAGCTTTTGACTATAATATTCTTCAAAGAGGAAAAGACCTTGTGGTAGTGAACAAAGATCTTCAAATTGCTCAAGCCAAACGCGAAGCGTTGGTTATGGCTCAAGCAGGTTATACGCAACCAGTAAAACGCAAAGACGTCAAAGTATTAGGGCGTCAAGCTTTAGGTATGTTCTACGTTGGAACAGATAGTATGATGGCAGGAAAGTACATCTCAGAACACGATCACAAAATTGCTAATAAATTAGCTTACGTGATGGCTGGAGGAGATTTATCTGAAGCGACTTTAGTTTCAGAACAATACTTGCTTGACTTAGAAAGGGAAGCTTTCCTTTCGCTATGTGGAGAGCGTAAAACTTTAGAGCGTATCCAGCACATGCTGAAAACAGGTAAACCTTTGAGAAACTAA
- a CDS encoding copper resistance protein NlpE, whose protein sequence is MKRKYFAVLTVAAMSVLTLASCKKEVKDTTESATIEEVTSTETMADNSKTSLDWAGTYKGTIPCADCPGIDETIELKEDGTFKLVDHYQEKKDGHFEEEGTFEWDAAGNKITLTLKDGSKKQVAVHEGSILLLDQEGNVITGNLAEHYRLKKQ, encoded by the coding sequence ATGAAAAGAAAGTATTTTGCTGTATTAACAGTGGCTGCAATGAGTGTGTTAACTCTTGCTAGTTGTAAAAAAGAAGTAAAAGACACAACAGAATCAGCGACAATTGAAGAAGTAACTTCAACTGAAACTATGGCTGATAATTCAAAAACTTCATTAGATTGGGCTGGAACGTACAAAGGAACTATTCCATGTGCTGATTGCCCTGGTATTGATGAAACAATCGAATTAAAAGAAGATGGTACATTCAAATTAGTGGATCACTATCAGGAAAAAAAAGACGGACATTTTGAAGAAGAAGGTACGTTTGAGTGGGACGCTGCGGGAAATAAAATCACCCTTACTTTAAAGGATGGAAGTAAAAAACAAGTCGCAGTACACGAAGGAAGTATCTTGCTTTTGGATCAAGAAGGAAACGTGATTACAGGAAATTTAGCTGAACATTACCGTTTGAAAAAACAATAA
- the menA gene encoding 1,4-dihydroxy-2-naphthoate octaprenyltransferase, which produces MSKIKTWVSAARLRTLPLSISGIIVGTACAFPYYHNREDFNLIFLFAISTTLLFQILSNFANDYGDGVKGTDNENRVGPQRALQSGLLTKEELKRGIIFTSGLSLVSALILIYLAFGRDHFFTSLFFFVLGISCVAAAIKYTVGKSAYGYRGLGDLFVFIFFGLVSVIGCFYLYGQTIDPWVILPAVAVGNLSIAVLNINNMRDLDADKVVGKNTLAVKLGRAKAKRYHYFIVVFALVAFVIYGIYSQKPLLNFAFVLAYFPLVKHLIFVKNNTNPKELDSQMKIVALSTFMVSVLFSLALIF; this is translated from the coding sequence ATGTCTAAAATTAAAACTTGGGTTTCTGCAGCTAGATTGCGTACGTTGCCTTTATCTATATCTGGAATTATTGTAGGAACGGCCTGTGCATTTCCCTATTATCACAACCGGGAAGATTTTAATCTGATTTTTTTGTTTGCTATCTCAACAACTTTGTTGTTTCAAATTCTATCCAATTTTGCCAACGACTATGGAGATGGGGTAAAAGGAACAGACAATGAAAATAGAGTAGGTCCGCAACGTGCTTTGCAAAGCGGTTTGTTGACGAAAGAAGAATTGAAAAGAGGTATTATTTTTACTTCGGGCTTATCTTTGGTATCAGCCCTAATTTTAATCTACCTCGCCTTTGGAAGGGATCATTTTTTTACCTCCTTATTTTTCTTTGTATTGGGAATTAGTTGTGTGGCAGCCGCTATAAAATACACCGTTGGAAAATCAGCTTACGGTTATCGCGGGTTAGGTGATTTGTTTGTTTTTATTTTCTTTGGATTAGTAAGTGTAATCGGATGTTTCTACCTCTACGGACAGACAATCGATCCATGGGTAATTTTACCCGCAGTAGCGGTAGGTAATTTGAGTATAGCAGTATTGAATATTAACAATATGCGCGATTTAGACGCAGATAAAGTGGTAGGTAAAAATACACTAGCTGTAAAATTAGGTCGTGCAAAAGCGAAGCGCTATCATTATTTCATTGTGGTCTTCGCTTTAGTTGCTTTTGTAATTTATGGGATTTACAGCCAAAAGCCTTTACTCAATTTCGCTTTTGTCTTGGCCTATTTCCCCTTGGTAAAACACTTGATTTTCGTTAAAAATAATACTAACCCTAAAGAATTAGACAGCCAAATGAAAATAGTAGCCTTGAGCACTTTTATGGTTTCTGTACTTTTTTCCTTAGCTTTAATCTTCTAA
- a CDS encoding acetyl-CoA C-acyltransferase: MKTAYIVKGYRTAVGKAPRGVFRFKRPDELAAETIEYLMNALPEFDKSRIDDVMVGNAMPEAEQGLNMGRLISLMGLKVDDVPGVTVNRYCASGIETIGMAVAKIQAGMADCIIAGGAESMSYIPMGGYKPTPDYGVAKAGHEDYYWGMGLTAEAVANDYKVSRADQDEFAYQSHLKALKAQADGKFANQIVPITVEEVFVNEKGKRESKSYTVTQDEGPRMGTSVEALSKLRPVFAADGSVTAGNSSQMSDGAAFVMVMSEEMVKELNIEPIARMVNYAAAGVEPRIMGIGPIKAIPKALKQAGLQLKDIDLIELNEAFASQSLAVIRELGINPEIVNVNGGAIALGHPLGCTGAKLSVQLFDEMKRRGSKYGMVTMCVGTGQGAAGIYELL; the protein is encoded by the coding sequence ATGAAAACTGCATATATAGTAAAAGGATATAGAACAGCTGTGGGAAAAGCTCCTCGTGGTGTCTTTCGCTTTAAAAGACCCGATGAGTTAGCAGCAGAAACCATCGAATACTTAATGAACGCACTACCTGAATTTGACAAGTCGCGCATTGATGATGTCATGGTAGGAAATGCAATGCCGGAAGCGGAACAAGGGTTAAACATGGGACGCCTAATTTCCCTCATGGGATTAAAAGTAGATGATGTGCCTGGTGTTACCGTAAATCGCTATTGTGCATCGGGAATTGAAACTATTGGTATGGCTGTGGCTAAGATTCAAGCTGGAATGGCGGATTGTATCATTGCTGGTGGTGCGGAAAGCATGAGTTATATTCCCATGGGTGGATACAAACCGACCCCCGATTACGGTGTTGCTAAAGCAGGACACGAAGATTATTACTGGGGCATGGGCTTGACAGCTGAAGCAGTGGCCAATGACTACAAGGTATCTCGTGCCGATCAAGATGAATTCGCTTATCAATCGCATCTGAAGGCTTTAAAAGCACAAGCAGATGGGAAATTTGCCAATCAGATTGTACCCATTACCGTTGAGGAAGTATTTGTCAACGAAAAGGGAAAAAGAGAAAGCAAATCGTATACAGTAACTCAAGATGAAGGACCACGTATGGGAACATCAGTAGAAGCTTTATCAAAACTGAGACCGGTTTTTGCTGCTGACGGATCCGTAACAGCAGGAAACTCTTCTCAGATGAGTGACGGGGCTGCTTTTGTGATGGTTATGTCAGAAGAAATGGTCAAGGAACTCAATATTGAACCCATTGCCCGTATGGTAAACTATGCGGCCGCAGGTGTTGAACCTAGAATCATGGGAATTGGCCCGATTAAGGCAATTCCAAAGGCACTGAAACAAGCCGGTTTGCAGTTAAAAGACATCGATTTAATCGAATTAAACGAAGCCTTTGCTTCGCAATCCTTGGCTGTCATTAGAGAACTGGGTATTAATCCCGAAATCGTCAATGTAAATGGAGGAGCCATTGCCCTAGGACATCCTCTTGGCTGTACAGGTGCTAAACTATCGGTTCAATTATTCGACGAAATGAAACGCAGAGGCTCTAAATACGGCATGGTAACCATGTGTGTGGGAACAGGACAAGGAGCTGCTGGAATATACGAATTGCTATAA
- a CDS encoding o-succinylbenzoate synthase, with protein MKATYSKHILQFKRPSGTSRGVMTEKETWLLKIEENDKIGIGECGILRTLSFDDRPDYENQLQWVIEHIHLGKDNLWEALRDWPSIQFGVEQAFLSLESDNPFVLFPSAFVQGKQAIPINGLIWMGEEAFMKEQIDEKLAQGFTCVKLKIGAIDFDAEINLLKYIRQHYNVDQIELRVDANGGFTVADAPRKLAQLAQLDIHSIEQPIKQHQIAEMAALCKTTALPIALDEELIGVTAYADKVALLQAIRPQYIILKPSLVGGFKGSQEWIEIAEQLQIKWWITSALESNIGLNAIAQWTFTLHSSLPQGLGTGALYTNNFDSPLEVKDGKLWYDKIKGWEL; from the coding sequence ATGAAGGCAACGTACAGCAAGCATATTCTTCAATTTAAGCGACCTTCGGGAACTTCTAGAGGGGTAATGACAGAAAAAGAAACTTGGTTGCTTAAAATCGAGGAAAACGACAAAATCGGAATAGGAGAGTGCGGAATACTGCGAACGCTTAGTTTTGATGATCGCCCTGATTATGAAAACCAGTTGCAATGGGTAATAGAACACATCCATTTGGGCAAAGATAATTTATGGGAAGCACTGCGCGACTGGCCTTCGATTCAATTTGGCGTAGAACAGGCTTTTTTATCGTTGGAAAGCGATAATCCGTTTGTTCTTTTTCCCTCTGCTTTCGTACAAGGTAAACAAGCCATCCCAATTAATGGATTGATTTGGATGGGAGAGGAAGCTTTTATGAAAGAACAAATAGACGAAAAACTCGCTCAAGGATTTACTTGTGTTAAATTAAAAATTGGCGCGATTGACTTCGATGCAGAAATCAACCTGTTAAAATACATCCGACAGCATTATAATGTAGATCAAATTGAATTGAGAGTAGATGCCAATGGCGGATTTACAGTTGCTGATGCGCCAAGGAAATTAGCGCAATTAGCGCAATTGGATATTCACAGTATTGAACAACCCATTAAACAACATCAGATTGCTGAAATGGCCGCCCTTTGTAAAACAACAGCTTTGCCCATAGCTTTAGATGAAGAATTGATTGGCGTAACAGCTTATGCAGATAAAGTAGCTTTACTTCAAGCCATTCGGCCACAGTATATTATTTTAAAACCAAGCTTGGTTGGCGGTTTTAAAGGAAGTCAAGAATGGATTGAAATAGCTGAACAATTGCAAATCAAGTGGTGGATTACGTCCGCTTTGGAGAGCAATATTGGCCTCAATGCAATCGCACAATGGACTTTTACACTACATAGTTCCCTGCCTCAAGGATTGGGTACGGGAGCTTTATATACCAATAATTTCGATTCTCCTTTGGAAGTAAAGGACGGAAAACTTTGGTATGATAAAATAAAGGGTTGGGAGTTGTAG
- a CDS encoding acyl-CoA dehydrogenase family protein, giving the protein MNTAITRGGQYLIQETKSENIFTPEDFSEEQLMMRDSVKEFIDKEVWPHKNRFENKDYAFTKECMQKAGELGLLGVAVPEAYGGLEMGFVSTMLVCDYISGATGSFSTAFGAHTGIGTMPITLYGNEEQKLKYVPKLASGEWFGAYCLTEPDAGSDANSGKTKAVLSEDGKYYNITGQKMWISNAGFCNVFIVFARIEEDKNITGFIVENDPSNGIALGEEEHKLGIRASSTRQVFFNNTKVPVENMLSERGNGFKIAMNALNVGRIKLAAACLDSQRRLITEAIKYANERVQFKVPISSFGAIRTKIAEMATNAYVGESASYRAAGSIEKRINQRIAEGNTHQEAELKGVEEFAIECSILKVAVSEDVQMCTDEGIQIFGGMGFSEDTPMESAWRDARISRIYEGTNEINRMLAVGMLIKKAMKGHVDLLTPAMQVADELMSIPSFDTPDYTELFTEEKEMIEKLKKAFLMVAGSAVQKFGPDLEKHQALMMAAADMMIEIYMAESAILRTEKLAKSKGEQQVQEQIAMAQLYLYHAVDIVAQKGKEGIASFAEGDEQRIMLMGLRRFTKYVNLPNVNALRESIAKKAIEANEYVF; this is encoded by the coding sequence ATGAATACAGCTATAACAAGAGGAGGTCAATACTTAATACAGGAAACAAAAAGCGAAAACATCTTTACTCCTGAGGACTTTTCAGAAGAGCAATTGATGATGCGCGATTCGGTAAAGGAATTTATCGACAAAGAGGTTTGGCCACACAAGAATAGATTTGAAAATAAAGATTACGCTTTCACGAAAGAGTGTATGCAAAAAGCGGGAGAGCTAGGCCTTTTAGGAGTTGCTGTTCCAGAAGCTTACGGTGGATTGGAAATGGGCTTTGTTTCTACCATGCTCGTTTGTGATTACATCTCTGGAGCTACAGGCTCCTTCTCTACTGCTTTTGGAGCACATACAGGGATTGGAACCATGCCTATTACCTTATACGGAAATGAAGAACAAAAACTAAAATACGTTCCTAAACTAGCAAGTGGTGAGTGGTTCGGGGCTTATTGTTTGACTGAACCTGATGCTGGTTCGGATGCAAACTCAGGTAAAACGAAAGCCGTATTATCTGAAGATGGAAAATACTACAATATCACGGGACAAAAAATGTGGATTTCCAATGCGGGATTCTGTAATGTATTCATCGTTTTTGCTCGTATTGAAGAGGATAAAAATATCACGGGGTTTATTGTAGAAAACGATCCTTCAAATGGCATTGCGCTAGGAGAAGAAGAACACAAATTGGGAATTAGAGCCTCTTCTACTCGTCAAGTATTCTTTAACAATACCAAGGTACCTGTTGAAAATATGTTGTCTGAGCGCGGAAATGGATTTAAAATTGCCATGAATGCCTTAAACGTGGGGCGCATCAAACTAGCTGCTGCTTGTTTAGACTCTCAACGTCGTTTAATTACGGAGGCAATTAAATACGCCAACGAACGCGTACAGTTCAAAGTGCCTATTTCTTCTTTTGGTGCTATTCGCACCAAGATTGCCGAAATGGCAACCAATGCTTATGTAGGGGAATCGGCTTCCTATCGTGCAGCAGGAAGTATTGAGAAACGCATCAACCAGCGCATTGCGGAAGGAAATACACACCAAGAAGCAGAATTAAAAGGAGTAGAAGAATTCGCCATTGAGTGTTCCATCTTAAAAGTGGCGGTTTCAGAAGACGTACAAATGTGTACAGATGAGGGAATTCAAATCTTTGGAGGGATGGGATTCTCAGAAGATACCCCAATGGAAAGCGCATGGAGAGATGCTCGTATTTCCCGTATTTACGAAGGAACCAATGAGATCAACCGCATGCTAGCTGTGGGCATGTTGATTAAAAAAGCGATGAAAGGACACGTGGATCTATTAACACCGGCCATGCAAGTAGCGGATGAATTAATGAGTATCCCTAGTTTTGACACACCAGATTACACGGAATTGTTTACCGAAGAAAAGGAAATGATTGAGAAATTGAAAAAAGCCTTTTTAATGGTAGCAGGAAGTGCTGTTCAAAAATTTGGTCCGGACTTAGAAAAGCACCAAGCGCTTATGATGGCCGCGGCAGATATGATGATTGAAATCTACATGGCTGAAAGTGCTATTTTAAGAACAGAGAAATTAGCAAAAAGCAAAGGTGAACAACAAGTACAAGAGCAAATCGCTATGGCTCAACTCTACTTGTACCACGCTGTAGACATTGTGGCACAAAAAGGAAAAGAAGGGATTGCTTCTTTTGCAGAGGGTGATGAACAACGCATCATGTTAATGGGATTAAGAAGATTTACAAAATATGTAAATCTGCCAAATGTAAATGCATTACGCGAATCTATTGCCAAAAAAGCAATAGAAGCTAACGAATATGTTTTCTAA